Part of the Phycisphaerae bacterium genome is shown below.
CGGCGGAAGTACCCGGAACTGCTGATCACCGTGGACTTGGCCAGTGCGAACCGGCTGGGCGATTGTCTGCCGGAAGACGCCCAGGTCGCCGACCACCATCTGTACCATAACAGCGTGACGATGGATGTCCTGTTCGGAGAAAACGGAGCCGGAATCCATCCGGGCGCGAAGGGGTTCTCGTGGCAAACCGGTCCGGCGATTGAAGAAAACGCACTGCTGGCCTCGCTGCTGAGAAAAGACGTCCTGAATTGGAGGGACTTCTGCAAACGCGATACCTATACCCGCCACATGTGGCGGATCATCGCGTGGTTCTATGAAAACCTGGACAATGAGAAATACGATGACTGGTGCCGGGCCCATTGCCACGAATTCAGAGAGCGGGTTGACGCGAACGTGAAGAGTACGATCAGGACGGCGGCGGACTTCGCCGAACCGCGCGGCCTGCCGCTGGTCGTCGACGAGGGCTACCTGTTCTTTCCGCCGTTGAATTCTCGGTTCATCATGAGCCACGAGGGCCGGTGGGGGGAAGAACTGGCGGCCAACGCAGCCGTCGAGGCCGGGTACTGGGGCGTTTTGCCGACGGGATATTTCCGGCCCAATACCCCGCTGGGCTGGTACGACGACGGGCAGTGCGAGTGGATTCTGAACCTGAACCGAAGGATCCTTGGAAAGTAGACCCGCGTCAAACCGCCCGCCGCCACGCTTGAAGCCCGCTCGCGCCGTCGGTACGATGGGCCTGTCCGATTACGGAGCCCGCATGAGCAGCCGCGAAAAAGACAAAGCGATATTGGCCGTCGAGACCTCCTCAGCGGTCGGCAGCGTCGCCCTCGCCCTCGACGGCCAAATCGTCGACGAACGCACCTTCGCCTCGTCGCGCCGTCACGGGGTCGAATTGCTGCCCACCATCGACGCCGTCCTCGCTGCGGCCGGCCTGACGCCGGACCGGATCGCCGCCGTCTACATCTCCGCCGGACCCGGCTCGTTCACCGGCCTGCGGGTCGGTTTCACCTTCGCCCGCGTGCTCGGCCAGGTCCACGGGGCCCGCCTCGTTCCCGTCTCCACCTGCGACGTCATCGTCGAAAACCTGCGCGGCCTGCTCGCCGCCGACCACGGGCCGCTGCACGCCGCCGCCGTGCTCGACGCGAAGCGCGGCCAGGTCTACGCCGCCGGTTTCCGCTGGTCCGCGGATGCCTTCGAGAAGGTCATCGATGACCGCGCGATCCACCCCGCGGAGCTGCTCGCCGCTCTGCCCCGGCCGCTTTGGATCGTCGGCGAAGGCATCGACTACCACCTGAACGAACTGCGGGGGCCGGATGTCGTCATTGCCGACCGGGAGTACTGGCGCCCTCGCGCTGCTGGTGTCTTTGTCCTCGGCCGGGCCCTCGACGCCGCTGGACGATACGTCAAGCACGACCAACTCGTTCCCACCTACATCCGTCTGCCCGAACCCGAAGAGAAGTACCGCGCCGGTCAGCTCAAACTGCCGTAGCGGCTCAGCCCGCTCCCAGCCGACTGCCCACCTGATAGACCACCAGCGTCACCATGTACGCCATCGCGGTCAGCCCGGCAAACTGCAATCCCGCCCATCCCCACGAACCGGACTCCTTGCGCATGATCGCCACCGTGGCCAGGCACGGTGCCGACATCAGACAGAACAGCATCAGACAAAACGCCGTCAAGGACGAGTAGTTGTCGCGAAGCTTCTCCCGCAGCACGTGCGACTCCGCTTCGCCCTCGCCGATCGACAGCACGATCCCCATCTGCGCCACCAGCACTTCCTTGGCCGCCACCGACCCGATCAGCGCCGTGCTGATCCGCCAGTCGAAACCAAGCGGCCGCATCGCCGGCTCGATGAACTGGCCGATCCGGCCGACCACCGAATAACGCAGCTCCGCCGACTGACGCGCCTCGGCGTCCGGGTACTCAGCCAGCCGCGACGGCGACGGCTTGGGAAAACTCGACAGCGCCCAGAGGATCACCGAGATCGCCAGGATCAGCGTGCCCGCCTTCCGCAGGTACATCCACGCCCGCTGCCACATGTGCGTCACCACCCCGCGCACCGTCGGAATCCGATACGGCGGCAGCTCGATCACCAGACCCGCGCTTTCGCCCCGCAGGATCGTGTGCCGCAGCACCCGCGCCACGACCACCGCCGAGACCACGCCGATCAGGTAGATCAACCACAGCATCGGCGCCTGCCACCGCTCCACGAAAAACGCTGGAATCAGCAGCGAGTAGATCGGCAGCCGTCCGCCGCAGCTCATCAGCGGGATAATCATCATCGTGGTCAGGCGGTCCCGCCGATTCTCCAATATCCGCGTGGCCATGATCGCGGGCACCGAACAGCCGAACCCGATTACCATCGGAATGAAGCTCTTGCCGTGCAGCCCGATCTTGTGCATGAACCGGTCCATGATGAACGCCGCCCGCGCCATGTACCCGGTGTCCTCAAGCAGCGAGATCATCAGGAACAGAAAGACGATGTTCGGCAGGAAGACGATCACCCCGCCCACGCCGCCGATGATCCCGTCCACCAGCAGGCTCTTGATCGGACTGTCAACGCCCGCCGGCCACAACCCCGCCACCGATCCTCCAAGCCACGCCATGCCCGCCTCAAGCCCCTTCATCGGCCATTCCGCCAGCGTGAACGTCGCCCAGAACGCCAGGTACATCAACCCCAGAAAAATCGGCAGCCCAAGCACCGGATGCGTCAGCACCGCGTCGATGTGGTCCGAGACGTCGTGACGGTATTCCACGCCGACCGTCATCGTCTCCGTGGCCAGACCCGAAATAAACCCGTACCGCCGGTCCGCGATCAGGATCTCCGGCGCGTCGCCGTACAGCCCGACCAACCGCTCGCGGCACTTGTGCACCTGGTCCCACAGGGCGTGCTCCGGACCCAGAACCCGCCGCACCGCGGCGATCACCTGCGCGTCGTTCTCGAGCAGCTTCAGGGCGAACCATCGCGTGCGGCTCGCGAAGGCGGCGTCTTGCCCGAGGCCCTCGCCCAGTTCGGTCAGGCACGCCTCGATGTCCCGGCCGTAGAACACCCGAACCGGCTCGCGCGGCACCGTGTCCGTCGCCGCCCCGACGATCGCCTCCTTGAGCCCGTCCAGCCCTTCCTTCTTGTGCCCGATCGTCTTGACCACCGGCACGCCAAGAAGCCCGGAGAGCTTCGCCGTGTCCACCACCATCCCGCTGCGCTGCGCCACGTCGTGCATGTTCAGCACGAGCACCGGCCGGATACCCAACTCCAGCAACTGGACCGCCAGGTACAGATTCCGTTCCAGGTTCGAGGCGTCCAGAATATCCACCACCACCTGCGGAGCCGAGTCCAGCAGATAGTTCCTTGCCACCAGTTCCTCTTCCGAGTGCGCGGTCAGCGAGTAAATGCCCGGCAGGTCGACGATCGCCAAACGCCGCCCGTTGACGTTGGACCAACCCTCCACCTTATCCACCGTCACGCCGGGATAGTTGCCCACGTGCTGACGCGCCCCGGTCAGGGCGTTGAAAATGGTGGTCTTGCCCGAGTTCGGGTTGCCCGCCAGTGCTACGGTTACCATGCCGTCCATTTTCACACCACCGTTCATCCACCGCCGTCCGGGCGCAGCGTCCGCGCCTCCTCGTCGTCGCCGGTGAAAACTGGATCGCCTACTTGTCGTTCGAGCGATCCGGAGAGACCATCAGCTTGTGCGACACTCCGCGGCCGAGGGCCAGCTTGCCGTTGTGGACGCTGATCATCACCGGACCCAGCCGGCCGGAACTGAGCACCCGGATCCGCTGACCCGGCAGAATGCCCAGGCTCGCCAGACGCGACTGCACCTCGCACCCCCCGGTTACGCCGACCACGCGGTACGTCAGGCCGCTCTGGGCCTCCGAAAGGCTTACCGCGCCTTCCGCGCTTCCCGATCGTGCTGTACTACCGATGCCCGCAACGCCAGGGACGCTACACGGCTTCATCGTTCGTTTACCTCGGATGCCAACGCTCCAGAAAAACAGTCAACCATTCGAACAACCAAACCCCCTCGCGTCAATCCTCATCCTTCCGATCCGACTCCCGGCCTTGGCCAGCCGAGGCAGATCGCAAAAATCTCACAAACTCCCGCGGCCAGTCCGTCCCCTCTTTGCTCTTGCGGTCCAGAAACTCCACGAACCGCAGCAGACGGCCCAGCACCCGGCGGTCCATGTGGTGCTCGATCTTGCACGCCGAATCCCCCGCCAGCTCCTCCTCCACGTCCAGCACCTCGACCAGGAAACGCTTGAGGACCTCGTGCCGCCACACGATGTCCCGCGCCGCCGCTTCGCCGCGGTCGTTGAGCCGGATGAACTGGTACGGGTCGTACGCAATATACCCCTTCTCCGAGAGGTGCTTGAGTGCCCCGGTCACCGAGGACATGTTCACGCCCAGCCGCTTGGCGATCTGGTTGACCCTCGCCACCCCATGCTCCTGGCAAAGCCAGTAGATCGCCTCCAGGTAGTCCTCCAGCGATGCGGTCAGACCGCTCGCCGCCGCCTCTTCCGGCAGATGACCGGCATGCTCTATAATATCAGCCTCATTCATGGCAGTTCCCAATCAACCATCTCCAGTTTGCCACCGCCAATACTGTTTCTTTAGCTAAATATAGTTAGGCAAGCCAAACATTTCAAACAAAAAAACCGCTCACGACAACATTTGAAGGATTTTCCTCGATCAGCAATCAACCACCAGCGATTCTACGGCCTCTACTCCGGCGCCACCTGAGACTCATCGGCCGGGGCCGTCGCGGGGGCTGGCATCGGTTCCCGGATTGGTTCGGTCACCGCAGGCGGTGGGAGGGGCACGGTCTCCACCGGCACCACCACTGGCGCCGATTCCGGCGGCGGGCAGGGGCCCTGGCCCTGGATCGGAATGTCCAACTCCGTCGCCACCAGGACTCCCGGCGGCTCAAATACCGCGCTGACCGGAAGGGCGATCGTGTTCACCGCGTAGCGCACCGGGCTGTACACCATCGCGAACCAGTCCACGCACGTCCAGCCGTACAGTTCATCCCCGTCGCCCTTGGACACGAACGGGTCGTAATACCAGAACGGGAAATGCGTCACCACCGGAGGGGCGTACTCAGCGGTGCTCGGCGGCCAGTTCGTGTCCGGAATGGGGTCATGCAGCGGCGGACGGGCGAACACCGCGTCCCAGCTCGCCGTCGTCTGCCAACCGGGCTCCAGCCGATCCGATTTCGCCGTCGCCTCGCACCCAGCCAGCATCGCCGACAGGCACGCGGCTCCCAGAATCGCCGTCACGTAACGCATGCGTCTATCCTTCCGTCACAAACTCCACGCTGTAGTTGGGGGCCTCTTTCGTGATCGTGATGTCATGCGGATGGTTCTCCGCCTGTCCCGCCGCTGAGATCCGGACGAACCGCCCGTTGCGGCGCAGCGACTCGATGTCCGGACACCCGCAGTAGCCCATCCCCGCCCGCAGGCCGCCGATAAGCTGGTACACGAAATCGGACAGCGAGCCGCGATACGGCACTCGCCCCTCGACGCCCTCGGGCACCAGCTTGCCCGTCGCCTTCTGGCCGTAACGGTCCGCGCTGCCGTGCACCATCGCCCCCATCGAGCCCATGCCGCGGTATTCCTTGTACCGCCGGCCCTTGTAGATCACGATCTGGCCCGGCGACTCGTCGAGCCCCGCGAACAGCGACCCGATCATCACCGAATTGGCGCCCGCTGCGATCGCCTTGGAGATGTCGCCCGAATAGCGGATGCCGCCGTCCGCGATCACCGGCACGCCCGCCGGCTCAGCCACCGACGCCACGTTCATGATCGCCGTGACCTGTGGCACGCCGACGCCGCTGATCACCCGCGTCGTGCAGATCGCGCCGGGCCCGATGCCCACCTTCACCGCGTCCACGCCCGCCTCGATCAGGTCCGCCGCCGCCTCCGCCGTCGCGATGTTGCCCGCGATGATGTCGATGTCGTGCCGTCTGCGGATCTCCCGCACCGTGTTCAGGACGTTCTCGCTGTGGCCGTGCGCGGTGTCCACCACGATCACGTCCACGCCCGCTTTGATCAGCGATTCGACACGCTCGTAATCGAGCACGCCCACCGCCGCTCCGACCCGCAGCCGACCGCGGCTGTCCTTGCACGAATTGGGAAACTGCCGCGACTTGTCGATGTCCCGCATCGTGATCAGGCCCGAAAGCTTGCGCTCCTTGTCCACCAGCAGGAGCTTTTCCACCTTGTGCTTGTTGAGAATCTGTTCCGCCTCGTCCAGCGTCGTCTCCGGCGGAGCGGTCACCAGTTTGTCCTTGGTCATGATCTCGGCGATCGGGCGGCTGTCCACCGTGTCCTGGAATTTCATGTCGCGCCGCGTCACGATGCCAACCAGGCGGGCGCCGTCCTCCACGATCGGAATGCCCGAGACGTTGTGGACGTCCATCACCTGCCGGGCCCGCACGATCGTGTCGTTCGGGTGCAGCGTCACCGGGTCGGTGATGACCCCGTTCTCGCTCCGTTTGACCTTGTCCACCTCGCGGGTCTGGGCCTCGATCGAGAGATTCTTGTGGATGATGCCCACGCCACCTTCCTGGGCCAGGCCGATCGCCAGCGTCGACTCGGTCACCGTGTCCATCGGGGCCGACAGCAGCGGGATGTTGAGCGCCACGCGCCGCGTCAGACGCGACGAGACATCCGCCTGCGAAGGAACCACCCCGGACCGGCTCGGAATCAGCGTCACGTCATCGAACGTGATCCCGTCCGCCACCACTTTCGTCGAAAAATCAACTGCCACTTTGCACTCCCACATTCTGAATTGAATTAAACTATAGGAGAGCCGCCATGTCAGTCAAGCGAAATGCGCGCAAAGCTCCCGCCGGAATGCCTTGACGGAATGCGTCGCGTCGAGGGTTCTACTCCAGATCCGGGTACTCATCCGGCATCGTGGTGATGATCTGCGGTCCGCCGGGGCTCATCAGCACTTCGATCCCCGACTCCGCCGGCTGCGTCGCCGTCTCGCCGTCCTGCGGCGTCTCCAGGCCCGTCGGTGACGCGGCTGGAACCGCCGGCATCGGGTTGAACACCACCGGAACGCTGCAACTAAAGCCCTGCCCCACGTTCCCCGCCAAATCCTGCGCCGTGACCCGCACCATCAGGATCTTGCCGATCGCCTCGTCCGGGACCATCAGCCGCACCGAGCCCGCCGACGGGTGGACCTCGCCCAGGGCCGACCACGCCAGCTCCGCCCGCTCGATGTCGAAACAGACCCCGAAATGCGTCGTATCCGGCTTGAGGTTGGCGTCCCGGACCATCCATTCCACCGTCAGCTCATCGCCGGGCTCATAGATTTCCTTGTTCGGGAATACGTAAACCAGCACCTCCGGCGGCGTGGTGTCCACGTGCATAACCATGTGCGGTTTGGGAGGCTTGCAATCGGCGGGGGGGATTCCCGGTCCGGCAAACCGCACGCCGTAGTCCCCGTCGGCGTCCACCGGCCAGTTAAATACCTCCTGCTGCAGCCCGAAGTATCCGATCTTGTCCCAAGTCCTTCCCGCATCGCGGCTTAGCCAGATCGCGGTCCGTGGGATCTTCCGCGGATCGTTCACCCGCGGACGCGGAATGGCCAGGAGCCGCTTGGCCGTGAACAGCTCGGGGGCTGGTCCGCCAAAGTCTGCCAGTGCGGCCGGACCGTCCAGGGGCTGGTAGTAGAACGGCTGATCGTACGTCCATGCGGGAGAGGCGTGGTCCTCGAACTGCTCGACCCGCTCGCCCGGACATCCGGTCACCAGCACGGCAGTGGCAATTAAGCCTGATAATACTAAAGCAGCTTTGCTTCTAGAGGTCATTCCTCATCCTGCATCTGCTTCGACCTGTGGCCATACCCGGAATCCAGCACGGCCGGACCGGGAGGCCCTTGCTGTTGTTATCGGTCATGCAAATATACCGACTTTATTTCAAACCGGTTCTCACAAAGATGTTGGACGCATCATCGGCGCGAATCGGTATCCCGAATCCTGGAAGGACCGAGGCGGTCTGTCGCGCTTATCGCCCAGTCGGCTGTGTCGCCGCTGACGGGGTGAGTTCGAGCAACCGAATGCCTGGACCAGGCACGTCGAGCTCGACGGTCAGCACGTTGTCCTGAGCACTGACCGCCGGGACGGGCAGTTGGCCGTAGCGGCTGGCCGTCATCAGCGCCTCGTGTCCGGCCTGATCGACCGAATGGGGTCTGCCCGTCTCGACCCACAGCCGAAATGGGTTGCCGTACTCCTCGTCGCAGGCCCACAGGCGTGAGCACCCATAGGAGCCTTGAACGCCCTTGATCGCGATTTGCACCCTTGTGGTGTATGGCTGGCGTGAGACGTCCTCATCGAAACTGGTCACCACCATGCGGATCGCTCCGTCCGGCATCATCACCGCGATCCCATCGATCGGGTCGTTGCTCGACTCGAGCGTCAGACGGCGTCCGCCCTTGAGCTCATTGAGGAACACGAATGCGTTGTACACCGCCTTGGGCACGCCCGTCCTGGTCAGCATTCCGTGGTGCCCGGCGAACAGCGGCGGCCCCGGCGCCGGCAACTCCGGATGATCCACGAGGTTGAAGAACAGCCCGTAGTCCAGGTTGCCGTCCAGCATGCATTGGACATACTTGATGGCCAGGCTCGCGTTCCACGGCCGGTCGTGGACCTCCTCGTTCATGCTGCTGGCGTTCCACTCCGTGTTCCCGAAGATCACATCCTCCCGCAATTCCGGGAACTGCTTACGGTAGTCGCGCTTCAGCCACTCCGGCAGCAGGCGAAGCGACGTGTGCCATCCGGAGTACAGGTGTAGCGAGTAATGATCCACGTCCTTGACCATCCCGATTTCCCGCAGCCGGTTGAGGATCACCGCATCGGGGCCTTCGCCGCCGCCGCTGGTCAGACCCATCTTCAGGTCCACCTTACGCCGCTTCTCCACCCGCGCCGCCGCCCGATAGTCCTGCTCCGCGATCGTCGCCAGGTCATCCGGCGTGCCCGTGAAATAGCCGCTGGGAAAGCCCGGCTCGTTCCATATCTCCCACAGCCACGTTTCCACCTCATCCTTGCCGTACCGGTCGAGCGCGTGCTCGAAAATGGCTTCGATGTACCGTCCCCATTTCTCCATATCGCGCGGCGGATCGGTGTTGATCCAGTTTGCCTTCCGCGACCCCGGTTTGTCCAGAGCGTCCGGCGTTGTCTCCAGCGTGATTACCGGCGTCAGCTTGTACCGGCGGATCAGCATGTCGAATATCGGGTCGAACCGCGACCAGTCGTACACGGGATTCCCGCTCTCGTCGTCGTGCGTGTAAATCTTCATCGCGTTGTGAAACTCGTGCATCCGCAGGACCTCAAGCCCCGCCGCTGTGGCCAGGTCCAACCACTGCGACGAATCGCCCCGCAGCAACCAGCAGGCAAACGACAGGTCCGTGCCCGCCCACACCCGGTGGCGGATCACCGGCCCCGGTTCCGACGCATCGACGGTCACCTCGGCCTTCTCCGCGTCGTACGGTTTGATCGCTCCCTTGAGCGGAATGCGACCCAGGTTGTAGTTGTCGTACCACACCGTTCCCGTCGCGTTGTCGAACACCCGCAGCCACACCTGCACCGTCTTGACCGCCGCGTTGAACTGCCATTCCGCGTAGTAGTACGTCCACGGTCCCGAACCCTGATTGTTGGTCAGCCCATCAAGGTCAAAGTGCGCCACCTGCTTTCCGTCGGCGTTCCAACCCACCAGTTGCACGCCCGCCGTCTGCCAGCCCGCACCCGTGACGTCCTTCCGCCGCATCCAGCCGCTGAGCACCAGGCGCTCGCCGTTGTACGGAAACGCCTTGCTGACCACCGTGCTCGTGCCGTCCATTCTCAGGCATTGCCGGCCTTCGACCGAGAACTCCGACGCGATCGCCGCCGTGCTCGGCGCCTCCCATGCCGCCAGATCGTCCCAGTCCTTGCCCTGCGTGCGGAAGTACCAGTGATCGACCCCCAACGCCCCTTCGAATCCCGGATCCCCGATCAGATCCTCGACCCGCGGGTCGCGAACGTCGATCTTCAAATCGTCGAACCACACGGTTCCCGACCGGCCTTCGTTCGACAATCGTACGTTGAAGTACCTCGCCGCCTCCGGCGGCTGAAATGCCGCCTTCTCCACCGTCCGCCACTCCGTATCTCCGCCAACAACCATCACGTCCTGATGCCAGCACTCGTTGCGGTCGAGGTCGTACCCGGTCACCACCACCCGGCCGACCTTCCACTCCGCGTCGGATGCCTCGACGCCCTGGCATCGCCCGCGCACGCTGACCGCCACCGTCTGCCCCGCCACGTACGGGACCAGCGGCGTGCCCACGCACACCCCGGTCTCAAGCCGCAGCGAACCGTCTTCTTCAGCGAACCCGCCGCCGCCCCACTGGTGCGTCACCAGTTCGGTCCAGATCGGCCGGTCGAAATCCACCTCCATCAGCGTCCGATCGCTTGCCCATGCCGACGAGCCCAGCATCGCACACACCGCCGCCAGATATACCACTCGCTTCATGATCTCTCCTTTGCCGCCCGCGGTTACGGGTCCGGCCACGTCTCGCCCAGGCTGTCGTACGAAAGGTACATCACGCCCGCGTGGTCATCCGCATAGGCGAGGATGCCCACGCTCAACTGCCGCAGGTTCGCCATGCACAGCGCCGCCCGCGCCTGCTCCCGCGCCGCCGCCAGGGCCGGCAGCAACAGCGCGACCAGCACCGCGATGATCGCCACCACCACCAGCAGCTCAATCAGCGTGAAACCATGAGTTGCGCGGGTCTTGGACATTCCCGACCTCACTTGCTCAACGTCTGTCCCGGCCGGCTGCACGAGTCGCGGACCACCAGCCGGCACGGATGGTCGTTGTGCGACATCTGCGGCGTCAGCGGGGCGTCTTGTTCCAGATGATCGATCAGCAACTCCACCGCGATCTCGCCCAGCCGCGTCACGCTCAAATCCATCGCCGTCAACGCCGGATGGCAGATCCGGCACAGGTCCGAGTCGCACGTGCTGATCACGCTCACGTCCCGCGGACATGCCAACCCGTGTTTGGTCAACTGGCCCAGAAACGCCAGCGCCGCTTGGTCCGAGGTCAGGATCACCGTCGGCCGCTCGACCTCCGGCATCATCCGCCACCATTCGAGCAGCGGTTCCGCCGACCGATAGTCCACCTGGTCGGCCGGATCGAACATCGCCATCCGGCACTGCGAGGTCAACGGATCGGACGCCATCCGTTCAAGCAGGGCGTCGGCCACCTCCCGGCCGCGGCGAGACTGAAACCGGCAGTA
Proteins encoded:
- the tsaB gene encoding tRNA (adenosine(37)-N6)-threonylcarbamoyltransferase complex dimerization subunit type 1 TsaB encodes the protein MSSREKDKAILAVETSSAVGSVALALDGQIVDERTFASSRRHGVELLPTIDAVLAAAGLTPDRIAAVYISAGPGSFTGLRVGFTFARVLGQVHGARLVPVSTCDVIVENLRGLLAADHGPLHAAAVLDAKRGQVYAAGFRWSADAFEKVIDDRAIHPAELLAALPRPLWIVGEGIDYHLNELRGPDVVIADREYWRPRAAGVFVLGRALDAAGRYVKHDQLVPTYIRLPEPEEKYRAGQLKLP
- the feoB gene encoding ferrous iron transport protein B, encoding MDGMVTVALAGNPNSGKTTIFNALTGARQHVGNYPGVTVDKVEGWSNVNGRRLAIVDLPGIYSLTAHSEEELVARNYLLDSAPQVVVDILDASNLERNLYLAVQLLELGIRPVLVLNMHDVAQRSGMVVDTAKLSGLLGVPVVKTIGHKKEGLDGLKEAIVGAATDTVPREPVRVFYGRDIEACLTELGEGLGQDAAFASRTRWFALKLLENDAQVIAAVRRVLGPEHALWDQVHKCRERLVGLYGDAPEILIADRRYGFISGLATETMTVGVEYRHDVSDHIDAVLTHPVLGLPIFLGLMYLAFWATFTLAEWPMKGLEAGMAWLGGSVAGLWPAGVDSPIKSLLVDGIIGGVGGVIVFLPNIVFLFLMISLLEDTGYMARAAFIMDRFMHKIGLHGKSFIPMVIGFGCSVPAIMATRILENRRDRLTTMMIIPLMSCGGRLPIYSLLIPAFFVERWQAPMLWLIYLIGVVSAVVVARVLRHTILRGESAGLVIELPPYRIPTVRGVVTHMWQRAWMYLRKAGTLILAISVILWALSSFPKPSPSRLAEYPDAEARQSAELRYSVVGRIGQFIEPAMRPLGFDWRISTALIGSVAAKEVLVAQMGIVLSIGEGEAESHVLREKLRDNYSSLTAFCLMLFCLMSAPCLATVAIMRKESGSWGWAGLQFAGLTAMAYMVTLVVYQVGSRLGAG
- a CDS encoding ferrous iron transport protein A; translation: MKPCSVPGVAGIGSTARSGSAEGAVSLSEAQSGLTYRVVGVTGGCEVQSRLASLGILPGQRIRVLSSGRLGPVMISVHNGKLALGRGVSHKLMVSPDRSNDK
- a CDS encoding metal-dependent transcriptional regulator is translated as MNEADIIEHAGHLPEEAAASGLTASLEDYLEAIYWLCQEHGVARVNQIAKRLGVNMSSVTGALKHLSEKGYIAYDPYQFIRLNDRGEAAARDIVWRHEVLKRFLVEVLDVEEELAGDSACKIEHHMDRRVLGRLLRFVEFLDRKSKEGTDWPREFVRFLRSASAGQGRESDRKDED
- the guaB gene encoding IMP dehydrogenase, with the translated sequence MWECKVAVDFSTKVVADGITFDDVTLIPSRSGVVPSQADVSSRLTRRVALNIPLLSAPMDTVTESTLAIGLAQEGGVGIIHKNLSIEAQTREVDKVKRSENGVITDPVTLHPNDTIVRARQVMDVHNVSGIPIVEDGARLVGIVTRRDMKFQDTVDSRPIAEIMTKDKLVTAPPETTLDEAEQILNKHKVEKLLLVDKERKLSGLITMRDIDKSRQFPNSCKDSRGRLRVGAAVGVLDYERVESLIKAGVDVIVVDTAHGHSENVLNTVREIRRRHDIDIIAGNIATAEAAADLIEAGVDAVKVGIGPGAICTTRVISGVGVPQVTAIMNVASVAEPAGVPVIADGGIRYSGDISKAIAAGANSVMIGSLFAGLDESPGQIVIYKGRRYKEYRGMGSMGAMVHGSADRYGQKATGKLVPEGVEGRVPYRGSLSDFVYQLIGGLRAGMGYCGCPDIESLRRNGRFVRISAAGQAENHPHDITITKEAPNYSVEFVTEG
- a CDS encoding prepilin-type N-terminal cleavage/methylation domain-containing protein; its protein translation is MSKTRATHGFTLIELLVVVAIIAVLVALLLPALAAAREQARAALCMANLRQLSVGILAYADDHAGVMYLSYDSLGETWPDP